The following is a genomic window from bacterium.
TCAAGGAACAGTTGATCCGCCATCACCCCAACCTGGACGTCCAGATCCGGACCATCAAGACCACCGGGGACAAGATCCTGGACGTGCCCCTGGCGAAAGTCGGCGGCAAGGGCCTTTTCGTCAAGGAGATCGAGGAGGCGCTGCTGGACAAGTCGGTGGACCTCGCCGTCCACAGCATGAAGGACGTCCCCACCGAGCTGCCTGAGGGCCTGGGCATCGTCGCCGTTTCCAGGCGCGAGGACCCGCGGGACGCCGTTCTCGGGAGCGCAGACACCCCCATCCTCGAACTGCCCGAGGGGGCGAAGATCGGCACCAGCAGCCTGCGCCGCCAGGCCCAGCTGTTAGCCGCCCGCCCGGACTTCGTCATCCAGCCGCTGCGGGGCAACATCAACACCCGCCTGAGGAAACTCAAGGAGGGGATGTACGACGCCATCATCCTGGCCATGGCCGGCGTGAGCCGCCTGGGCTGGGAGAACGAAGTCACCGAGGTCATCGATCCCGACATCATGCTTCCGGCCATCGGCCAGGGCGCCCTTGGCATCGAGGCACGGCTGGCCGACAAGACCACCCTGGACCGGATCGCTTTCTTCAACGATGACGCCACCAGTTCGTGCGTCACCGCCGAGCGGGCCTTCCTTCACCGCCTCGAGGGAGGATGCCAGGTCCCCATCGCCGCCCACGCCGTTCGGGAGGGCG
Proteins encoded in this region:
- the hemC gene encoding hydroxymethylbilane synthase, with translation MNNTIRIGTRGSQLALWQANWVKEQLIRHHPNLDVQIRTIKTTGDKILDVPLAKVGGKGLFVKEIEEALLDKSVDLAVHSMKDVPTELPEGLGIVAVSRREDPRDAVLGSADTPILELPEGAKIGTSSLRRQAQLLAARPDFVIQPLRGNINTRLRKLKEGMYDAIILAMAGVSRLGWENEVTEVIDPDIMLPAIGQGALGIEARLADKTTLDRIAFFNDDATSSCVTAERAFLHRLEGGCQVPIAAHAVREGDKVALTGLVASVDGRRIIRDTDRGPAADAAKLGSSLAGRILEAGGREILEEVYCREMK